A window from Toxoplasma gondii ME49 chromosome IX, whole genome shotgun sequence encodes these proteins:
- a CDS encoding hypothetical protein (encoded by transcript TGME49_264805) yields MEAETRGVGRRVVDEVRLMNGLRDDLASAMQDRTAHRLRLRTSFEAHQSTLTLIEGEIATIGSQVLSSSEALRQANFLLEKLSVSAVHLQKTSEIFDSQLSKTNRKLEQDQKCFNEIRKQLDSYKDSFRLVEQAEATKVAVVEIQAIKTSKQALERELEECRSQTNELEQEKERLEPELERQRASLVAAAEAHRLHQTRNKELLEELHRFKEEYIGLQQRQKSLEENFSRLQAEKLEFEKNASELNEKTDAEVCTAQTALSEATLRLHETASDIEAKQNELAKIVDQRKQLDAEMVETTSRMYSSISKMNELRDRDNEISESRSTVEKDIKARRHELARLKSESSIIEESSEAKAKLKTLRQEITKLETKYHENAQKEILLTEKCNILRQEACQAQARIEQSILKKKTMSDLVTAKKSELHSLESLVSEITRGSKRLAEVNKQVTEAQESATVWETNVEETGVLLREKHEAVELLKLRKEELRDMQHVEEERLAGLEKQIKEVREQIKEAEERAKTAKEEVQTVDPNADDTDIIELEAKLEADLDSFKKDLEARYQATVETLRVECKARYQSFLTRSIESEKERLQAEFSIQEKELEAEVLSVADMRLQAGQKKTHLEAEHANLNFVM; encoded by the exons ATGGAAGCGGAAACACGGGGGGTAGGCAGGAGGGTGGTAGACGAGGTCCGGCTCATGAATGGTCTGCGGGACGACTTGGCGTCTGCTATGCAGGACAGGACAGCTCACCGTCTCAG GTTGAGGACGTCATTTGAGGCACATCAGTCCACACTAACGCTTATCGAAGGAGAAATAGCAACGATAGGCTCTCAAGTGCTCAGCAGTTCTGAAGCACTTCGACAAGCGAACTTTCTTCTCGAAAAGCTCAGTGTTTCTGCCGTACACCTGCAAAAAACTAGTGAAATTTTTGATAGTCAACTCTCGAAAACAAATCGGAAACTGGAGCAGGATCAGAAAT GTTTCAATGAGATCCGTAAACAGCTTGACAGCTACAAGGACTCCTTCAGATTGGTGGAGCAAGC GGAAGCTACCAAGGTAGCCGTAGTCGAAATTCAGGCAATCAAGACATCTAAACAAGCACTGGAACGTGAACTAGAGGAATGCAGAAGTCAAACAAATGAGCtggaacaagaaaaagaaagacttGAGCCGGAACTGGAACGGCAGCGCGCTTCCCTGG ttgcagcagcagaggcgcaTAGACTCCACCAAACAAGGAACAAAGAACTCTTGGAAGAGCTGCACAGGTTCAAAGAAGAATACATTGGTCTTCAGCAA CGGCAGAAGAGTCTCGAAGAAAACTTTTCACGGCTTCAAGCGGAGAAGCTGGAGTTCGAG AAAAACGCATCAGAGCTTAACGAGAAGACAGATGCCGAAGTGTGTACAGCACAGACGGCCTTA TCAGAGGCAACCTTAAGATTGCATGAAACAGCATCGGACATCGAAGCAAAGCAAAACGAGCTTGCCAAAATAGTGGATCAACGAAAGCAACTGGATGCTGAGATGGTTGAGACGACTAGCAGGATGTACTCTTCAATCTCAAAGATGAATGAATTGAGAGACAG GGACAACGAAATTTCAGAGTCACGCAGTACAGTAGAGAAGGACATCAAAGCTCGAAGACATGAGCTTGCCCGTCTGAAGTCGGAATCCAGTATTATTGAGGAATCGAGTGAGGCCAAGGCGAAGCTGAAGACACTACGACAGGAGATAACTAAATTGGAAACAAAATACCATGAGAACGCGCAGAAGGAG ATCCTGCTGACTGAAAAATGTAACATCCTAAGGCAGGAGGCGTGCCAAGCTCAAGCGAGGATTGAGCAGAGCATTctcaaaaagaaaacaatGTCGGACTTGGTGACTGCAAAAAAAAGCGAA CTACACAGTCTCGAATCTCTTGTGTCAGAAATAACTCGTGGATCAAAAAGACTTGCCGAGGTCAATAAGCAAGTAACGGAAGCACAGGAGAGTGCGACAGTCTGGGAAACAAAC GTGGAGGAAACAGGGGTTCTGctcagagagaagcatgAGGCTGTAGAGCTTTTGAAA CTTAGGAAAGAGGAGTTGCGTGATATGCAGcacgtggaagaagaaagacttgCGGGCCTGGAAAAGCAGATAAAAGAGGTCAGGGAGCAAATAAAAGAGGCTGAAGAGAGGGCGAAAACTGCTAAGGAG GAAGTGCAGACTGTGGACCCTAATGCCGACGACACTGACATCATCGA GCTTGAGGCGAAATTAGAGGCTGACTTAGATTCATTCAAAAAG GATCTCGAGGCGCGCTACCAAGCTACAGTTGAGACATTACGAGTTGAATGTAAAGCTCGTTATCAGTCCTTCCTTACTCGATCGATCGAG agcgagaaggaacgacTCCAAGCGGAATTCTCGAtccaagagaaagaactAGAAGCGGAGGTCCTATCAGTGGCAGATATGCGCCTGCAAGCCGgccagaaaaagacacactTGGAAGCTGAGCACGCGAATCTGAACTTCGTTATGTAG